The Burkholderiales bacterium genomic sequence CATCGATCGGAGCCGTGCCCGCACGCGGGCGATCTGTTCGTCGATCAGCCGGTTTACGTCGCCGCAATCGCGATCCGGATGGTCCAGGAAGTCCAGCAGCCGTCGCACGTCCGCAAGCGGGATGTCCAACGCCCGGCAGTGACGGACGAAGGCCAGTCGCTCCAGGTGCAGGGGTCCATAGGCGCGGTAGCCGTTGGCCTGCCGCACCGGCAGGGGCAACAGCCCGACCCGCTCGTAATAGCGGATGGTTTCGATATCCACACCCGTGGCCTGTGCAAGTTCTCCGATGCGCATACGGGGCTCCACGATATCGCGCCAGTATAGCCGTTTGACTCTGTAGCGAGTACAGGGTTCTAAATAAGCGACGAATTCGATCCTCAGAAAAAACCCATGGCCGGCCAGTGCTGCAATACGACATCCTGTTCAAGCGAGGGGGTAAGCCCGCGCTATCGAAAGGCGCTGTGGATAGCGCTCGGGATCAATGCCGTCATGTTTGGCGTGGAAATCGCTGGCGGCCTCAAATCCGGGTCGGTGTCGCTACTGGCTGATGCTGCGGACTTTCTGGCGGATGCGGCCAACTACGGTCTGTCGCTGACGGTGCTGTCGCTGGGCCTGCTGTGGCGAGCGCGCGCGGCCTTGGTGAAGGGCCTCACCATGGGCGCCTTTGGCCTCTTCGTGCTTGGCAAGGCAGGATGGAACACCTTGAGTGGCATGCCGCTGGAACCCATCACTATGGGTGCGATCGCCTTCCTCGCGTTGCTAGCCAACGTCGGCGTGGCGCTCATGCTCTACACCTTTCGCAACGGCGATGCGAACATGCGCTCCGTCTGGCTGTGCAGCCGCAACGATGCCATCGGCAACGTGGCCGTGATGCTGGCCGCAGCCGGGGTCTTCGGCACCGGCCAGGCGTGGCCTGATCTCGTCGTGGCTGGGATCATGGGGACGTTGGGATTGACCTCGGCCGTGGCGGTGGTGCAGCACGCGAAAAGGGAACTCGCCAGCGCTCGCGGCCAGCTCGAGAGCAAACCCACAACGTCGCTGAACATTGACAGGGTAAGTCCGTAGTAAATATAGTGTTCGCCATGCGACGTCTGCTCCTGCTCATCTTGCTCTGCCTACTGCCGCTCCAGATCACCTGGGCTGTGGTGGCGGACTACTGCGGGCACGAGCAGGACAAGGCCGCCCAGCATTTCGGCCACCATGACGACGAGCACAGCGTGTCGTCCGGTGCATCCGATGACGGCAAGCAACCCGGTCAGTCGCTTGGGCACGACCACTGCCACCTGTCCGGGTTTCTCGGGGTCTTGAGCAGATTTGCGCCTACGGCGTACGAGAGTGCACACCCCAAACCGCACGATGGTGACGGCGCCTATCCGTCCCTCGCCGCCTACCCGCCCGAACGCCCTCAATGGTTCGTTCCCGCCTGATGCGGCGGGGCGGGCAGCTTCTCGTGATTTAGCACCATCCGGAACGGCCTCCTCTCGCCGAATTCATCCCGTAACCTGTGGAGAATTCGATGCGAAGACATCTGTTGCCGCTGGGGTTGGCGGCGTTGCTTCTCAACCCATCATTTGCACAAACGTTCGATCCCGTAAACGGCGGCTTGGCGACGAGCGGCGTTGTCACGCCGGGCAACACCGAGCCGGCCGCCCCACTCACGCTGGAGAAAGCACTGGAGCTGGCGCTCGGCGCCAATCCGGAACTTGCGGCCGCCCGCCGCGAGCTGGAGGCGATCGAGGGGACCGTCATCCAGGCGCAGGTGCGCCCGAACCCAGAACTTGCGACCTTGGTCGAGGACACACGTCGCGCGACCCGGACCACGACGCTGCAGTTGAACCAAACGATCGAGCTCGGCGGCAAGCGTGCGGCCCGGATCGATGCGGCCGAGCGGGGCCGCGAGGCCGCCCGGGCGGAATTGAATGCGAAGCGTGCCGAGATCCGCGCCGCAGTGACGGCGGCCTTTTTCGACACCCTCGTCGCACAGGAGCGTCTGCGGCTGGCTCAGGCTGGCGTCGAACTCGCGCAGCATGCCACCGACGTGGCGAGGCGCCGGGTGTTGGCGGGCAAGGTCTCACCCATCGAGGAAACCAAGGCACGGGTAGCGGAAAGCGGCGTGCGCGTGGAGCTGAGACTGGCCGAAAGCGAGTTGGCGACCGCGCGCAAACGCCTGGCTGGCATCTTGGGCGAGACGGTGCCACGCTTCGAGCGGGTCGGGGGCGATCTGGATGCCCTGCCGCCGCTGCCGTCCCGCGCCGAGCTCGAACAGCGTCTCGACACCGCGCCGGCCCTGTTGCGCGCGAGGATCGAGGTCGACCGCCGGGCGGCCTTGGCCGAGATCGAACGCAGCCGGCGCATCCCAGACCTGACCGTGAGCCTGGGTGTGAAGCGCAACAACGAACTGGCCCTTGATCAGGCCCTTTTCGGCGTCTCCATCCCGATCCCCGTGTTCGACCGCAACCAGGGCAACCTGCTGGAAGCGCTGCACCGGGCGGACAAGGCCCGGGACGAACTGTCCACCACCCGGATCCGCCTCGCCAACGAACTGGCACAGGCATTTGAGCGCCTCACCACGGCGCGCAACGAGCTGGAGTCGCTCAAGGCGGACATCCTGCCGGGCGCGCAAAGCGCCTATGAGGCCACGATCAAAGGTTTCGAGCTGGGCAAGTTCAGCTTTCTCGAAGTGCTGGACGCGCAGCGCACGCTGTTTGCGGTGAAATCCCAAAGCCTGCGCGCCCTCGCCGAGGCGCATCGTGCCTCGGCCGAAATCGAACGCATTCTCGGCGAAACGGCGCTCGAGTCGACCCAGACGCCGGCCGCCACCCAACCGTAGGAATTCGTCATGAAACTCAATCTGAACAAAAAGCAGTCCATTGCCATAGCCCTCGTCCTCGCAGCCGGTGTCGTGCTCGCCGGGCTGATCCTCGGGACGGCCAAGACCCGCCCGGACGGGGAAGGACATGAGCATGCGGACGGGATGTCGGCGACGGATGCAGGGCACCGCGAAACGGAGGCCGGCCCGCGCAAAGGCCCGCACGGCGGCAGGCTCTTCACCCAGGACGGCTACGGCATCGAGCTCACCCTCTTCGAGCAGGGTGTGGAACCCCACTTCCGCCTCTACACCTACCGGGACGGCAAGCCTCTCGACCCGAAGGCGAGCCAGGTCACCGTCACGGTGGAGCGACTCGGTCGCAAGCCGCAGCTTTTCACGTTCGCCGCTGAAAAGGACTACCTCAAGGGCGACGCGGTGGTCGAGGAGCCGCATTCGTTCAAGGTCACGATTGATGCGCGCTATGACAACAAGGCGTATCGCTTCGATTACGAGCAGGTCGAGGCCCGGGTTGCAATGAGCGACGAGCAGCTCAGGCAAAACCAGGTCGAGGTGCTGACCGCAGGTCCGGCGCGCATTCGCAACGTCCTGCAGCTCATCGGCGAGATTCGCCTCAACCAGGATCGCACGGTGCACGTGGTGCCGCGGTTTTCTGGCATCGTGCAATCGGTATCCGCTAACGCCGGCGACCGGGTGCGCAAGGGGCAATTGCTTGCGACGATTTCCAGTCAGGGGCTTTCCGACCAGCGCGCCGAGCTGCTCGCCGCACAAAAGCGCCTTGCGCTGGCGCGCGCCACCTTCGATCGCGAGAAAAAACTCTGGGAGGACAAGATCTCCGCCGAGCAGGATTACCTGCAGGCGCACACCGCCCTGCAGGAGGCGGAGATCGCAGTCCAGAACGCGCAGCAGAAGCTCGCTTCGCTCGGCAGCCAGAGGACCGGGGGCGATCTCACCCGCTATGAGCTGCGCTCGCCCATCGACGGCATCGTCGTTGAAAAGCACATCGCGCAGGGCGAGGCGGTCAAGGAGGATGCCACCGTCTTCGTCATCGCGGATCTGTCCACGGTGTGGGCCGAAATGACCGTCTACGCAAAGGACCTGAATGCCGTGAAGGTCGGCCAGAAGGCCACCGTCAAGGCGGCCGCCTTCGACTCGACAAGCAGCGGCACGGTGTTCTACGTCGGCTCCCTGGTAGGCGAGCAGACCCGCACGGCCAAGGCGCGCATCGTCCTGCCCAACCCGCAGGGCGTGTGGCGTCCGGGTCTGCCGGTCAACATCGAACTCGTCGCGGGCGAGGTCGAGGTGCCGGTGGCGGTATCCCAGGAGGCGATCCACAGCCTGCGCGACTGGACCGTCGTGTTCGGTCGCTACGGCGCGGATTTCGAGGCGCGGCTGGTGAAACTGGGACGCAGCGACGGCAGATTCGTCGAAGTCGTCGAAGGGCTGAACGCGGGCGAGCACTACGCCGCGAAGAACAGCTTCCTCATCAAGGCCGAGTTGGGCAAGGCCGGCGCCAGCCACGACCACTAGAACACTGGGAATCGGGAGACCACCATGAAACAGATCATCGCCATCGTGCAGCCGCATCGGCTGGAAGCCGTCGAACAGGCCCTGTACGCCCTGGAGCACCTGCCCGGGTTCACGATCTTTCCGGCGCGCGGACACGCGCGCGGGCAAGGTCCGCACCATGCCTACACCGCCATCGAGTGGAACCCGGACGCCCACGACCGGCTGGTTCTGCTGATGCTCTGCGCAGACGAACTGGCGCCGAACGCCGTGGAGGCCATCCGCGCCGCCGCCCACACGGACCATCCCGGCGACGGCCTGATTGCGGTTTCCGCCGTGGAAGACGCCGTGCGCATCCGCAGCGGCGAACGCGGCGACGCGGCGCTCTAGGAGATACGACATGTTCGAAAAAATCATCCAATTCGCTATCGAGCAGCGCTGGCTGGTGCTGCTGGCCGTGCTCGGCATGGCTGCGGTCGGCGTGTACAGCTATCAAAAGCTGCCGATCGATGCCGTGCCCGACATCACCAACGTCCAGGTACAGATCAACACCGCCGCCCCCGGCTACTCGCCTCTGGAAGTCGAGCAGCGCGTCACTTTCCCGATCGAGACCGTCATGGCCGGCCTGCCCGGCCTCACGCAGACCCGTTCACTGTCGCGTTACGGCCTGTCCCAGGTGACGGTGATCTTCGAGGACGGCACCGACATCTATTTCGCGCGGCAACTGGTGAACGAGCGCATCCAGCAGGCCAGGGAGAAACTGCCGGCCGGTGTGACGCCGGCCATGGGGCCGATTGCCACCGGGCTGGGCGAAATCTACATGTGGACCGTGGAGGCCGAGGATGGTGCGGTCAAACCCGACGGCACCCCTTATACCCCCATGGACTTGCGCGAGATCCAGGACTGGATCATCAAGCCGCAACTGCGCAACGTGCCGGGCGTGACCGAGATCAACACCATCGGCGGCTACGCCAAGCAATTCCAGGTTGCGCCTTATCCTGATCGCCTGGTCTCCCACGGCCTTGCGCTGTCCGATCTGGTCGAGGCGCTGGAGCGCAACAACGCCAACGTCGGCGCGGGCTACATCGAGCGGCGCGGGGAACAATATTTGATCCGCGCGCCGGGCCAGGTCGGCAGTCTGGACGACATTGGCAACATCGTCATCGGCGCACCCGAGGGCGTGCCCGTGCGCATCCGCGACGTCGCGGACGTGACGCTGGGCAAGGAGCTGCGCACCGGCGCTGCCACCGAGAACGGCCGTGAGACAGTGCTGGGCACGGTGTTCATGCTCATGGGCGAGAACAGCCGCACGGTCTCGC encodes the following:
- the cadR gene encoding Cd(II)/Pb(II)-responsive transcriptional regulator, whose translation is MRIGELAQATGVDIETIRYYERVGLLPLPVRQANGYRAYGPLHLERLAFVRHCRALDIPLADVRRLLDFLDHPDRDCGDVNRLIDEQIARVRARLRSMQALERQLRQLRDRCHAEHTAAACAILHELVAAARGEGCACHGAPAKTGKTKGKPR
- a CDS encoding cation transporter, translated to MAGQCCNTTSCSSEGVSPRYRKALWIALGINAVMFGVEIAGGLKSGSVSLLADAADFLADAANYGLSLTVLSLGLLWRARAALVKGLTMGAFGLFVLGKAGWNTLSGMPLEPITMGAIAFLALLANVGVALMLYTFRNGDANMRSVWLCSRNDAIGNVAVMLAAAGVFGTGQAWPDLVVAGIMGTLGLTSAVAVVQHAKRELASARGQLESKPTTSLNIDRVSP
- a CDS encoding TolC family protein, yielding MRRHLLPLGLAALLLNPSFAQTFDPVNGGLATSGVVTPGNTEPAAPLTLEKALELALGANPELAAARRELEAIEGTVIQAQVRPNPELATLVEDTRRATRTTTLQLNQTIELGGKRAARIDAAERGREAARAELNAKRAEIRAAVTAAFFDTLVAQERLRLAQAGVELAQHATDVARRRVLAGKVSPIEETKARVAESGVRVELRLAESELATARKRLAGILGETVPRFERVGGDLDALPPLPSRAELEQRLDTAPALLRARIEVDRRAALAEIERSRRIPDLTVSLGVKRNNELALDQALFGVSIPIPVFDRNQGNLLEALHRADKARDELSTTRIRLANELAQAFERLTTARNELESLKADILPGAQSAYEATIKGFELGKFSFLEVLDAQRTLFAVKSQSLRALAEAHRASAEIERILGETALESTQTPAATQP
- a CDS encoding efflux RND transporter periplasmic adaptor subunit, whose amino-acid sequence is MKLNLNKKQSIAIALVLAAGVVLAGLILGTAKTRPDGEGHEHADGMSATDAGHRETEAGPRKGPHGGRLFTQDGYGIELTLFEQGVEPHFRLYTYRDGKPLDPKASQVTVTVERLGRKPQLFTFAAEKDYLKGDAVVEEPHSFKVTIDARYDNKAYRFDYEQVEARVAMSDEQLRQNQVEVLTAGPARIRNVLQLIGEIRLNQDRTVHVVPRFSGIVQSVSANAGDRVRKGQLLATISSQGLSDQRAELLAAQKRLALARATFDREKKLWEDKISAEQDYLQAHTALQEAEIAVQNAQQKLASLGSQRTGGDLTRYELRSPIDGIVVEKHIAQGEAVKEDATVFVIADLSTVWAEMTVYAKDLNAVKVGQKATVKAAAFDSTSSGTVFYVGSLVGEQTRTAKARIVLPNPQGVWRPGLPVNIELVAGEVEVPVAVSQEAIHSLRDWTVVFGRYGADFEARLVKLGRSDGRFVEVVEGLNAGEHYAAKNSFLIKAELGKAGASHDH
- a CDS encoding P-II family nitrogen regulator, with the translated sequence MKQIIAIVQPHRLEAVEQALYALEHLPGFTIFPARGHARGQGPHHAYTAIEWNPDAHDRLVLLMLCADELAPNAVEAIRAAAHTDHPGDGLIAVSAVEDAVRIRSGERGDAAL
- a CDS encoding CusA/CzcA family heavy metal efflux RND transporter, which codes for MFEKIIQFAIEQRWLVLLAVLGMAAVGVYSYQKLPIDAVPDITNVQVQINTAAPGYSPLEVEQRVTFPIETVMAGLPGLTQTRSLSRYGLSQVTVIFEDGTDIYFARQLVNERIQQAREKLPAGVTPAMGPIATGLGEIYMWTVEAEDGAVKPDGTPYTPMDLREIQDWIIKPQLRNVPGVTEINTIGGYAKQFQVAPYPDRLVSHGLALSDLVEALERNNANVGAGYIERRGEQYLIRAPGQVGSLDDIGNIVIGAPEGVPVRIRDVADVTLGKELRTGAATENGRETVLGTVFMLMGENSRTVSQAVDAKMQEINRTLPPGVVARKVYDRTILVDKVIDTVKKNLVEGAVLVIAVLFLFLGNIRAAVITALVIPLSMLFTFTAMASNKVSANLMSLGALDFGIIIDGAVVIVENCVRRLAHA